Below is a window of Candidatus Hydrogenedens sp. DNA.
TTCTGGGATATAAGGAGGATTGGCTAAAATAATATCAAATTTATTTATATTATCTATAGAAGTAAACAGATTACTAACGATAAAATTCACGGATACTTTATTTTCCTTTGCATTATGTTTTGCTAATTTAACAGCGTTCTCGTTTATATCTATAGCAAAACATTTCACTTTTTTTTTGGTATTTTTGTAGATGGCTATAGATATACAACCTGTTCCCGTACACAATTCTAAAATATTAAATGTTTCTTTTTCCTTTATCTCTATTATTTTTAATGCTTCTTCTACAAGTAATTCTGTTTCAGGGCGAGGTATAAATATAGGAGGAACCGTTTTAATTTTCAATCCAAAAAATTCTGTATAGCCGAGTATGTATGCTATGGGTTCATGCTTTTTTCGTCTTTCTATCCATTGATAGAACTGTTCTGGGATGCTAATTTCTTCTTTTATTTTACTTAGTAATTCTGCTCTTGTAATATTTAGGACATGAGCAAGAAGTAATTCTGCTTCAAATCGAGGGTTATCTGATACAGGAATTAATTCATTGGAAATGTGATTGAGTAATAACCAAAG
It encodes the following:
- the prmC gene encoding peptide chain release factor N(5)-glutamine methyltransferase, producing the protein MPSLWLLLNHISNELIPVSDNPRFEAELLLAHVLNITRAELLSKIKEEISIPEQFYQWIERRKKHEPIAYILGYTEFFGLKIKTVPPIFIPRPETELLVEEALKIIEIKEKETFNILELCTGTGCISIAIYKNTKKKVKCFAIDINENAVKLAKHNAKENKVSVNFIVSNLFTSIDNINKFDIILANPPYIPENNRDVLPPTVRDYEDSQALFCQGDGTHIIHEIISEARKYLNTDAWLLLEIGDNQRELVERIFQKNGYDNIETLFDLQKLPRIVKGNWKGK